The Panicum virgatum strain AP13 chromosome 5K, P.virgatum_v5, whole genome shotgun sequence genome has a window encoding:
- the LOC120708266 gene encoding helicase-like transcription factor CHR28 isoform X4, which translates to MAEEPAVCVDGFEAAGGAGAGGAEDNLSMTLGDFMAFLETDPGGEEDEEQQQQPGANQGCLEMPADTNGSDDLFQSQEEMLENVEFWSNYSQPNEGQQTNDHTGAASYGFSINDLQNQSGSYNFVNQHFPRDASNNAIFEETSGPPYEDLSNGSYLGQQTMYSDQTELQVENNTEDMEKQMNTYFSGGISKQSALSEIQWESTDEMLGNTGLDGVHFTPRVMISLTHNTDIPDIPCTELNMGETTESFRNANSSCLTMQEEHLQGECGEYPHSDYISVDMVGERSVHDLPQDFSQNNEQYEMEQFPQDICESGSMQMGSPDQYCDDTSLSDIYMDVSSPESISCEQNQSEDVFFKSESSTDSSPVPSSRNSTTEDADKYLGHTSKQLLDSRFIHFNNQHPFKNAGYQKSPVLHKQYDYRRDNYSIQGNSSRGSFSKDGSGASDLCMIEGNRNLAPDHRLPIHGRFHHNIQQPMYGNPILPTFGGMRYKPHDERITLRLALQDISQPKSEANPPDGVLAVPLLRHQKIALSWMVQKETSSPHCSGGILADDQGLGKTVSAISLILTERPPVPQSSTIKKEPCEAVSLDDDDEDDCAEPHSKKRMQTCNPEVTSNTVKQDNPILAVKTRPAAGTLVVCPTSVLRQWAGELKNKVTSKANLSFLIYHGSNRTKDPEELTKYDVVLTTYSIVSMEVPKQSNPDSDDEEKGKPDRYGAPVSSSGSKKRKPSSKKTKNKSAAEISLPEKPLAKVAWFRVILDEAQSIKNYRTQVARACWGLRAKRRWCLSGTPIQNAVEDLYSYFRFLRYDPYAVYKQFCTMIKIPISRNPTNGYKKLQVVLKTVMLRRTKATMLDGKPIISLPPKTVSLKTVDFTTEERNFYNTLEVESREQFKEYAAAGTVRQNYVNILLMLLRLRQACDHPHLVRGHESTSNWMSSLEMAKKLPMERQQELLICLQSCSAICALCNDAPEDAVVTICGHVFCNQCILEQLTGDDSVCPVSNCRVRLNTTSLFSRGTLECSLSRLTCDFKSNNTCTEMIHAEKRPGIDSSYASSKVRAALDILLSLPKICPTQTIDSKNSIELASETSDGMGSSEQTDTKLTEKAIVFSQWTRMLDLLEVHLKASHVTYRRLDGTMSVAARDKAVKDFNTVPEVTVMIMSLKAASLGLNMVAACHVLMLDLWWNPTTEDQAVDRAHRIGQTRPVTVSRLTIKDTVEDRILALQEKKREMVASAFGEDKSGSRQTRLTVDDLNYLFMV; encoded by the exons ATGGCGGAGGAACCGGCGGTCTGTGTCGATGGCTtcgaggccgccggcggcgctggcgccggcggcgcggaggacaaCCTGTCCATGACCCTCGGCGACTTCATGGCCTTCCTCGAGACCGACCcgggcggggaggaggacgaggagcagcagcagcagcctggg GCCAATCAAGGTTGTTTGGAGATGCCTGCTGACACCAATGGTTCTGATGATTTATTCCAAAGCCAAGAAG AAATGCTTGAGAATGTAGAATTTTGGTCAAACTACTCGCAACCCAATGAAGGACAACAAACAAATGATCACACAGGGGCTGCCTCTTATGGATTCTCTATCAATG ATCTACAAAACCAATCAGGATCGTACAACTTTGTAAATCAACATTTTCCAAGGGATGCATCAAATAATGCTATTTTTGAAGAAACAAGTGGTCCTCCATATGAAGATCTCTCAAATGGTTCATACCTTGGACAGCAAACAATGTACTCTGACCAAACAGAACTCCAAGTAGAGAACAACACGGAAGACATGGAGAAGCAAATGAATACTT ATTTTTCAGGTGGTATATCCAAGCAGTCAGCTTTGAGTGAAATTCAATGGGAGAGTACAGATGAGATGCTTGGTAATACTGGTCTGGATGGTGTTCATTTCACTCCGAGGGTCATGATTTCTCTTACCCACAACACAGATATTCCTGATATTCCTTGCACTGAGTTGAACATGGGTGAGACAACTGAAAGCTTTCGCAATGCCAACAGCAGTTGCCTTACAATGCAGGAAGAACATCTGCAGGGGGAATGTGGAGAGTATCCTCATTCAGATTATATTTCTGTTGATATGGTTGGTGAAAGATCTGTGCATGATTTGCCacaggatttttcacaaaacAATGAGCAATATGAGATGGAGCAGTTCCCACAAGATATATGCGAAAGTGGTTCAATGCAGATGGGCTCTCCGGATCAATATTGTGATGATACATCTTTGTCAGATATTTACATGGATGTATCCTCGCCAGAGTCGATATCCTGTGAACAGAACCAGTCTGAAGATGTTTTTTTCAAGAGTGAATCTAGCACTGACTCTTCTCCAGTACCCTCTAGCAGAAACTCCACCACAGAGGATGCTGATAAATACTTAGGTCACACATCAAAACAGTTGCTGGACTCTAGGTTTATCCATTTCAACAACCAGCATCCGTTTAAGAATGCGGGATATCAAAAATCTCCTGTATTGCATAAACAATATGACTATAGAAGGGACAACTATTCTATTCAGGGCAATTCGTCAAGAGGTTCCTTCAGTAAAGATGGCAGTGGGGCTTCTGATTTGTGTATGATTGAGGGCAATAGGAATCTTGCTCCTGATCATCGATTGCCAATCCACGGGAGGTTCCATCATAATATTCAGCAACCTATGTATGGTAATCCCATTCTTCCTACATTTGGTGGGATGAGATACAAGCCACATGATGAAAGAATCACTTTGAGGCTTGCATTGCAG GATATTTCACAGCCAAAATCTGAGGCTAATCCACCTGATGGGGTTTTAGCAGTTCCTTTATTGAGGCATCAG AAAATTGCCTTGTCTTGGATGGTACAAAAGGAGACAAGTAGCCCTCATTGCTCTGGTGGAATTCTTGCAGATGATCAG GGTCTGGGTAAAACTGTATCAGCCATATCACTGATTCTAACAGAACGACCACCAGTGCCACAGTCATCTACTATTAAGAAAGAGCCATGCGAAGCTGTAAGTCTagacgatgatgatgaggatgattGTGCTGAACCTCATTCGAAAAAGCGGATGCAGACATGTAACCCTGAAGTGACAAGTAACACAGTGAAGCAAGACAATCCTATTTTAGCTGTTAAGACAAGGCCAGCTGCTGGTACTTTGGTTGTTTGCCCAACAAGTGTTCTGCGACAGTGGGCAGGAGAACTGAAGAACAAAGTTACAAGCAAAGCTAATCTGTCCTTTTTAATATACCATGGTAGCAACCGCACAAAGGATCCTGAAGAGCTCACCAAATATGATGTCGTACTAACTACGTATTCTATAGTGAGCATGGAAGTGCCGAAACAATCGAATCCtgacagtgatgatgaagaGAAGGGGAAACCTGACAGATATGGTGCTCCTGTGTCCTCTTCAGGCAGCAAAAAGAGGAAGCCTTCTTctaagaaaacaaaaaataaaagtgCTGCAGAGATCAGCTTGCCTGAAAAACCTCTTGCAAAAGTTGCTTGGTTTAGGGTtattcttgatgaagcacaaAGTATTAAAAATTACCGAACTCAGGTTGCCAGGGCTTGCTGGGGTTTGCGAGCCAAAAGAAGATGGTGTTTGTCTGGGACGCCTATACAGAATGCCGTGGAGGATCTCTATAGCTATTTTAGATTTCTGAGATACGACCCCTATGCTGTATACAAGCAATTTTGCACTATGATAAAGATTCCTATCAGTAGGAACCCAACTAACGGTTACAAGAAGCTTCAGGTTGTTTTGAAGACGGTAATGCTACGGCGGACTAAAG CAACCATGCTTGATGGGAAACCAATCATATCCTTACCGCCAAAGACTGTTTCCCTTAAGACAGTGGACTTCACTACCGAAGAGCGTAATTTTTATAACACTTTAGAAGTTGAATCACGAGAACAGTTCAAG GAATATGCAGCTGCCGGTACTGTAAGGCAGAATTACGTCAACATATTATTGATGCTTTTACGGCTCAGACAGGCATGCGATCATCCTCACCTAGTTAGAGGTCATGAGTCTACTTCTAACTGGATGTCTTCATTGGAGATGGCGAAGAAACTTCCCATGGAAAGGCAGCAAGAATTACTTATTTGCTTGCAATCATGTTCTGCAATATGTGCTCTCTGCAAT GATGCACCAGAAGATGCTGTTGTTACTATATGTGGTCATGTTTTTTGCAACCAGTGCATACTGGAGCAACTCACTGGTGATGACAGTGTATGCCCAGTGTCGAATTGCAGAGTCCGACTAAATACAACTTCACTGTTCTCCAGAGGCACCCTTGAATGCTCTCTGAGTAGATTAACCTGTGATTTCAAGTCTAACAATACCTGTACGGAAATGATACATGCTGAAAAGCGCCCTGGGATTGATTCATCCTATGCATCTTCAAAAGTGAGAGCTGCACTAGATATACTTCTTTCATTGCCCAAAATATGTCCCACCCAAACGATTGATAGCAAAAATTCGATTGAGCTAGCATCTGAAACGTCTGATGGAATGGGTTCTTCAGAACAAACTGACACCAAGTTGACGGAGAAGGCAATTGTTTTCTCTCAATGGACTAGAATGCTAGACTTGCTTGAAGTTCATTTGAAAGCTTCTCATGTCACGTATCGAAGACTTGATGGAACAATGTCTGTTGCTGCACGGGATAAAGCTGTGAAAGACTTCAATACAGTTCCAGAG GTCACTGTGATGATCATGTCACTCAAAGCTGCAAGTCTTGGTTTGAACATGGTTGCTGCCTGCCACGTGCTTATGCTAGATCTTTGGTGGAATCCAACCACAGAAGACCAAGCTGTGGATAGAGCGCACCGTATTGGCCAGACGCGGCCTGTCACAGTATCACGGTTAACTATAAAAGACACTGTTGAAGACCGTATTCTGGCTCTCCAG GAGAAAAAGCGGGAGATGGTTGCTTCTGCGTTTGGGGAAGACAAATCTGGTTCCCGCCAAACTCGGTTGACTGTGGATGACCTGAATTATCTGTTTATGGTTTAG
- the LOC120708266 gene encoding helicase-like transcription factor CHR28 isoform X1 codes for MAEEPAVCVDGFEAAGGAGAGGAEDNLSMTLGDFMAFLETDPGGEEDEEQQQQPGANQGCLEMPADTNGSDDLFQSQEAEMLENVEFWSNYSQPNEGQQTNDHTGAASYGFSINGEEWKDLQNQSGSYNFVNQHFPRDASNNAIFEETSGPPYEDLSNGSYLGQQTMYSDQTELQVENNTEDMEKQMNTYFSGGISKQSALSEIQWESTDEMLGNTGLDGVHFTPRVMISLTHNTDIPDIPCTELNMGETTESFRNANSSCLTMQEEHLQGECGEYPHSDYISVDMVGERSVHDLPQDFSQNNEQYEMEQFPQDICESGSMQMGSPDQYCDDTSLSDIYMDVSSPESISCEQNQSEDVFFKSESSTDSSPVPSSRNSTTEDADKYLGHTSKQLLDSRFIHFNNQHPFKNAGYQKSPVLHKQYDYRRDNYSIQGNSSRGSFSKDGSGASDLCMIEGNRNLAPDHRLPIHGRFHHNIQQPMYGNPILPTFGGMRYKPHDERITLRLALQDISQPKSEANPPDGVLAVPLLRHQKIALSWMVQKETSSPHCSGGILADDQGLGKTVSAISLILTERPPVPQSSTIKKEPCEAVSLDDDDEDDCAEPHSKKRMQTCNPEVTSNTVKQDNPILAVKTRPAAGTLVVCPTSVLRQWAGELKNKVTSKANLSFLIYHGSNRTKDPEELTKYDVVLTTYSIVSMEVPKQSNPDSDDEEKGKPDRYGAPVSSSGSKKRKPSSKKTKNKSAAEISLPEKPLAKVAWFRVILDEAQSIKNYRTQVARACWGLRAKRRWCLSGTPIQNAVEDLYSYFRFLRYDPYAVYKQFCTMIKIPISRNPTNGYKKLQVVLKTVMLRRTKATMLDGKPIISLPPKTVSLKTVDFTTEERNFYNTLEVESREQFKEYAAAGTVRQNYVNILLMLLRLRQACDHPHLVRGHESTSNWMSSLEMAKKLPMERQQELLICLQSCSAICALCNDAPEDAVVTICGHVFCNQCILEQLTGDDSVCPVSNCRVRLNTTSLFSRGTLECSLSRLTCDFKSNNTCTEMIHAEKRPGIDSSYASSKVRAALDILLSLPKICPTQTIDSKNSIELASETSDGMGSSEQTDTKLTEKAIVFSQWTRMLDLLEVHLKASHVTYRRLDGTMSVAARDKAVKDFNTVPEVTVMIMSLKAASLGLNMVAACHVLMLDLWWNPTTEDQAVDRAHRIGQTRPVTVSRLTIKDTVEDRILALQEKKREMVASAFGEDKSGSRQTRLTVDDLNYLFMV; via the exons ATGGCGGAGGAACCGGCGGTCTGTGTCGATGGCTtcgaggccgccggcggcgctggcgccggcggcgcggaggacaaCCTGTCCATGACCCTCGGCGACTTCATGGCCTTCCTCGAGACCGACCcgggcggggaggaggacgaggagcagcagcagcagcctggg GCCAATCAAGGTTGTTTGGAGATGCCTGCTGACACCAATGGTTCTGATGATTTATTCCAAAGCCAAGAAG CAGAAATGCTTGAGAATGTAGAATTTTGGTCAAACTACTCGCAACCCAATGAAGGACAACAAACAAATGATCACACAGGGGCTGCCTCTTATGGATTCTCTATCAATGGTGAGGAATGGAAAG ATCTACAAAACCAATCAGGATCGTACAACTTTGTAAATCAACATTTTCCAAGGGATGCATCAAATAATGCTATTTTTGAAGAAACAAGTGGTCCTCCATATGAAGATCTCTCAAATGGTTCATACCTTGGACAGCAAACAATGTACTCTGACCAAACAGAACTCCAAGTAGAGAACAACACGGAAGACATGGAGAAGCAAATGAATACTT ATTTTTCAGGTGGTATATCCAAGCAGTCAGCTTTGAGTGAAATTCAATGGGAGAGTACAGATGAGATGCTTGGTAATACTGGTCTGGATGGTGTTCATTTCACTCCGAGGGTCATGATTTCTCTTACCCACAACACAGATATTCCTGATATTCCTTGCACTGAGTTGAACATGGGTGAGACAACTGAAAGCTTTCGCAATGCCAACAGCAGTTGCCTTACAATGCAGGAAGAACATCTGCAGGGGGAATGTGGAGAGTATCCTCATTCAGATTATATTTCTGTTGATATGGTTGGTGAAAGATCTGTGCATGATTTGCCacaggatttttcacaaaacAATGAGCAATATGAGATGGAGCAGTTCCCACAAGATATATGCGAAAGTGGTTCAATGCAGATGGGCTCTCCGGATCAATATTGTGATGATACATCTTTGTCAGATATTTACATGGATGTATCCTCGCCAGAGTCGATATCCTGTGAACAGAACCAGTCTGAAGATGTTTTTTTCAAGAGTGAATCTAGCACTGACTCTTCTCCAGTACCCTCTAGCAGAAACTCCACCACAGAGGATGCTGATAAATACTTAGGTCACACATCAAAACAGTTGCTGGACTCTAGGTTTATCCATTTCAACAACCAGCATCCGTTTAAGAATGCGGGATATCAAAAATCTCCTGTATTGCATAAACAATATGACTATAGAAGGGACAACTATTCTATTCAGGGCAATTCGTCAAGAGGTTCCTTCAGTAAAGATGGCAGTGGGGCTTCTGATTTGTGTATGATTGAGGGCAATAGGAATCTTGCTCCTGATCATCGATTGCCAATCCACGGGAGGTTCCATCATAATATTCAGCAACCTATGTATGGTAATCCCATTCTTCCTACATTTGGTGGGATGAGATACAAGCCACATGATGAAAGAATCACTTTGAGGCTTGCATTGCAG GATATTTCACAGCCAAAATCTGAGGCTAATCCACCTGATGGGGTTTTAGCAGTTCCTTTATTGAGGCATCAG AAAATTGCCTTGTCTTGGATGGTACAAAAGGAGACAAGTAGCCCTCATTGCTCTGGTGGAATTCTTGCAGATGATCAG GGTCTGGGTAAAACTGTATCAGCCATATCACTGATTCTAACAGAACGACCACCAGTGCCACAGTCATCTACTATTAAGAAAGAGCCATGCGAAGCTGTAAGTCTagacgatgatgatgaggatgattGTGCTGAACCTCATTCGAAAAAGCGGATGCAGACATGTAACCCTGAAGTGACAAGTAACACAGTGAAGCAAGACAATCCTATTTTAGCTGTTAAGACAAGGCCAGCTGCTGGTACTTTGGTTGTTTGCCCAACAAGTGTTCTGCGACAGTGGGCAGGAGAACTGAAGAACAAAGTTACAAGCAAAGCTAATCTGTCCTTTTTAATATACCATGGTAGCAACCGCACAAAGGATCCTGAAGAGCTCACCAAATATGATGTCGTACTAACTACGTATTCTATAGTGAGCATGGAAGTGCCGAAACAATCGAATCCtgacagtgatgatgaagaGAAGGGGAAACCTGACAGATATGGTGCTCCTGTGTCCTCTTCAGGCAGCAAAAAGAGGAAGCCTTCTTctaagaaaacaaaaaataaaagtgCTGCAGAGATCAGCTTGCCTGAAAAACCTCTTGCAAAAGTTGCTTGGTTTAGGGTtattcttgatgaagcacaaAGTATTAAAAATTACCGAACTCAGGTTGCCAGGGCTTGCTGGGGTTTGCGAGCCAAAAGAAGATGGTGTTTGTCTGGGACGCCTATACAGAATGCCGTGGAGGATCTCTATAGCTATTTTAGATTTCTGAGATACGACCCCTATGCTGTATACAAGCAATTTTGCACTATGATAAAGATTCCTATCAGTAGGAACCCAACTAACGGTTACAAGAAGCTTCAGGTTGTTTTGAAGACGGTAATGCTACGGCGGACTAAAG CAACCATGCTTGATGGGAAACCAATCATATCCTTACCGCCAAAGACTGTTTCCCTTAAGACAGTGGACTTCACTACCGAAGAGCGTAATTTTTATAACACTTTAGAAGTTGAATCACGAGAACAGTTCAAG GAATATGCAGCTGCCGGTACTGTAAGGCAGAATTACGTCAACATATTATTGATGCTTTTACGGCTCAGACAGGCATGCGATCATCCTCACCTAGTTAGAGGTCATGAGTCTACTTCTAACTGGATGTCTTCATTGGAGATGGCGAAGAAACTTCCCATGGAAAGGCAGCAAGAATTACTTATTTGCTTGCAATCATGTTCTGCAATATGTGCTCTCTGCAAT GATGCACCAGAAGATGCTGTTGTTACTATATGTGGTCATGTTTTTTGCAACCAGTGCATACTGGAGCAACTCACTGGTGATGACAGTGTATGCCCAGTGTCGAATTGCAGAGTCCGACTAAATACAACTTCACTGTTCTCCAGAGGCACCCTTGAATGCTCTCTGAGTAGATTAACCTGTGATTTCAAGTCTAACAATACCTGTACGGAAATGATACATGCTGAAAAGCGCCCTGGGATTGATTCATCCTATGCATCTTCAAAAGTGAGAGCTGCACTAGATATACTTCTTTCATTGCCCAAAATATGTCCCACCCAAACGATTGATAGCAAAAATTCGATTGAGCTAGCATCTGAAACGTCTGATGGAATGGGTTCTTCAGAACAAACTGACACCAAGTTGACGGAGAAGGCAATTGTTTTCTCTCAATGGACTAGAATGCTAGACTTGCTTGAAGTTCATTTGAAAGCTTCTCATGTCACGTATCGAAGACTTGATGGAACAATGTCTGTTGCTGCACGGGATAAAGCTGTGAAAGACTTCAATACAGTTCCAGAG GTCACTGTGATGATCATGTCACTCAAAGCTGCAAGTCTTGGTTTGAACATGGTTGCTGCCTGCCACGTGCTTATGCTAGATCTTTGGTGGAATCCAACCACAGAAGACCAAGCTGTGGATAGAGCGCACCGTATTGGCCAGACGCGGCCTGTCACAGTATCACGGTTAACTATAAAAGACACTGTTGAAGACCGTATTCTGGCTCTCCAG GAGAAAAAGCGGGAGATGGTTGCTTCTGCGTTTGGGGAAGACAAATCTGGTTCCCGCCAAACTCGGTTGACTGTGGATGACCTGAATTATCTGTTTATGGTTTAG